Proteins from a single region of Bacteroidota bacterium:
- a CDS encoding SPASM domain-containing protein, with amino-acid sequence MAFGINKRRIKKALRRLKSLPGGMNFFLYSSNKIYAWYLRKINSTKIAHPSSIMLEVTNHCNLKCITCPREYQYGEEMEKGFMDITQLKKIIDKTYPYIDSVGLTGLGETLLYKQLPEALKYIRSKNKGIITTISINAHLPNSVELVKDIADHLDTLQISMDGVGEVYENVRLRGEYPLFYDNVKKIVEYCKGKRADVMFNFVAIKENYFTMAEVVEIASELGVAYINVTPFNVAAVTAHDISYYDFFHTDAFKNELKRAKEKADEVKNVELTIWDIKSKNEFKKCHLPWGHFYISWDGYATPCCAKPFPKELNFGNVFDDGIMSCLNSPGYRQFRQLWYENKTPQFCEKCHMVDLKPIDLPFELPVN; translated from the coding sequence ATGGCATTTGGTATCAACAAACGAAGAATTAAAAAAGCACTACGCAGACTGAAAAGTTTACCCGGCGGGATGAACTTCTTTTTATACAGTTCCAATAAAATTTATGCCTGGTATTTACGCAAAATAAACAGTACTAAAATTGCACATCCTTCATCCATTATGCTGGAGGTTACCAATCACTGTAACCTGAAATGTATCACCTGCCCGCGCGAATATCAATACGGTGAGGAAATGGAAAAGGGATTTATGGATATTACGCAGTTGAAAAAAATAATTGACAAAACATATCCTTACATCGATTCAGTTGGATTAACCGGTTTGGGTGAAACTTTATTATACAAACAGTTACCGGAAGCATTAAAATATATCCGTTCAAAAAATAAAGGCATAATTACTACCATTTCCATAAATGCACATCTGCCAAATAGTGTTGAACTGGTAAAAGATATTGCCGATCATTTGGATACATTGCAAATTTCAATGGATGGCGTAGGTGAGGTTTACGAAAATGTCCGTTTACGTGGCGAATATCCTTTATTTTACGATAACGTTAAAAAAATTGTAGAATACTGTAAAGGTAAAAGGGCAGATGTAATGTTCAATTTTGTTGCCATTAAGGAAAATTATTTCACCATGGCCGAAGTTGTAGAAATTGCAAGTGAATTAGGGGTAGCTTACATTAATGTAACACCATTTAATGTTGCAGCAGTTACCGCTCATGATATCAGCTATTATGATTTTTTTCATACCGATGCTTTTAAAAACGAATTAAAACGCGCAAAAGAAAAAGCAGATGAAGTGAAAAATGTTGAGCTGACCATCTGGGATATTAAATCAAAAAATGAATTTAAAAAATGTCATTTACCTTGGGGACATTTTTATATTAGTTGGGATGGTTATGCTACACCTTGTTGTGCCAAACCATTTCCTAAAGAACTCAATTTCGGAAACGTTTTTGATGATGGCATCATGTCTTGCTTAAACAGCCCCGGCTACCGTCAGTTCCGTCAGTTATGGTATGAAAACAAAACACCTCAGTTTTGTGAAAAATGTCACATGGTTGATCTCAAACCAATTGATTTACCATTTGAATTACCGGTTAATTAA
- a CDS encoding PorT family protein, which translates to MHAISVNLNDYSQNKLLTHKLEYPLKLVSFTITLWLCMNHSALSAQTAKGDILAGGALYFSMSNAEGISSTDTNQTASTNFSISVFGGYFIADRFVVGLGLGYSRAASTNNYAPIELTDINSTINPEILLRYYFLDGELIKLWSGLGIRMGFGTYEDHYYAYDENNNGYEDVITDKLTTLDIGIGPGASIMLTPAIALEIYYGSIGYSTVKLKREDGSYDYVGNTFGVTFANSFGFGLAYHF; encoded by the coding sequence ATGCATGCAATCAGTGTAAATCTTAACGACTATTCTCAAAATAAATTATTAACACATAAGTTGGAGTATCCCTTAAAATTGGTAAGCTTTACCATTACACTTTGGTTGTGTATGAACCACAGTGCATTATCTGCACAAACAGCTAAAGGTGATATTTTAGCGGGAGGTGCCCTTTATTTTTCGATGAGTAATGCTGAAGGCATATCATCAACTGATACCAACCAAACAGCTTCCACGAATTTTTCCATTAGTGTATTTGGCGGATATTTTATTGCAGACAGGTTTGTTGTAGGTTTAGGATTAGGTTATTCCAGGGCTGCCAGTACTAATAATTATGCCCCCATTGAGTTAACAGATATTAATTCAACAATTAATCCTGAAATATTATTGCGTTATTATTTTCTGGATGGCGAACTGATAAAACTATGGAGCGGATTGGGTATAAGAATGGGTTTTGGCACTTATGAGGATCATTATTATGCATACGATGAAAATAATAATGGGTACGAAGACGTTATTACCGATAAATTGACAACACTGGATATTGGAATAGGTCCCGGAGCATCTATTATGCTTACACCGGCAATTGCGCTAGAAATTTATTATGGTTCAATAGGATATTCCACCGTTAAATTAAAACGGGAAGATGGTTCTTATGATTATGTTGGCAACACCTTTGGTGTCACGTTTGCTAATTCCTTTGGGTTTGGTTTGGCTTATCATTTTTAA
- a CDS encoding DUF4249 domain-containing protein: protein MQLINRYQYIFGLTVVISLFSACTTDITLDLPAPEPKIVVEGTIEPGLPPIISLTSTVPFYGEVNFNELDAFYVHDATVTVSDGVNSVELVEFCLDEIPEELMPLVAAFLGFELDSTGSFAVNFCLYTVPDIFAGTPAFVGEVGKTYTLNISYEDKVLTSSTTLYPPVPPDSIYYVPDMNPDVDSLVRLYIALTEPEPQGNFYRYFTKQNEEAFYPGFSSVFDDNLINGQSFNFTVDRGYNPTEDFSINPYGVFKVGDTIILKWCSIDFPTYDFYRTLEFDSGSDGPFSSATIVQTNINGGLGIWCAYGSVYDTLIVQ from the coding sequence ATGCAATTAATTAACAGATATCAATATATTTTCGGACTTACTGTAGTGATCAGTTTATTCAGTGCCTGCACAACTGATATTACTTTAGACCTACCTGCTCCTGAACCAAAAATTGTTGTAGAAGGTACAATTGAGCCGGGTTTACCACCTATTATTTCATTAACATCAACTGTACCATTTTATGGTGAAGTTAATTTTAATGAGTTGGATGCATTTTATGTACATGATGCAACAGTTACGGTAAGCGACGGTGTTAATAGTGTTGAGCTGGTTGAATTTTGTCTCGATGAAATACCTGAAGAACTAATGCCTTTGGTGGCGGCCTTTTTAGGGTTTGAGTTGGATTCTACAGGTTCGTTTGCAGTCAATTTTTGTTTATATACCGTGCCCGATATATTTGCAGGAACGCCTGCCTTTGTAGGTGAAGTTGGTAAAACATATACCTTAAATATCAGTTATGAAGATAAGGTGCTTACTTCAAGCACAACACTTTATCCGCCTGTTCCACCTGATTCTATTTATTATGTTCCGGATATGAATCCTGATGTTGATTCACTTGTTCGTTTATACATTGCACTTACTGAGCCGGAACCTCAGGGTAATTTTTATCGCTATTTCACCAAACAAAATGAAGAAGCTTTTTATCCGGGATTTTCTTCTGTTTTTGATGACAATTTAATTAACGGGCAATCGTTTAATTTTACTGTGGACCGCGGTTATAATCCAACAGAAGATTTTTCAATAAATCCATATGGCGTTTTTAAAGTGGGTGATACCATTATTTTGAAATGGTGCAGTATCGATTTCCCAACATATGATTTCTACCGTACACTTGAATTTGACAGTGGTTCTGATGGTCCGTTTTCATCGGCTACAATTGTGCAAACAAACATTAATGGTGGTCTCGGAATATGGTGCGCTTATGGTTCTGTTTATGATACACTGATAGTGCAGTAA
- the hemC gene encoding hydroxymethylbilane synthase codes for MQQKIIIGSRGSDLALWQAHFLQRQLLEQGFASEINIIKTQGDKIQHLSLEKLEGKGFFTKEIEDALLSGDIDVAVHSHKDLPTESTPGLCIGAVSYRESPAELLLIRKEKVDLLKEFHLKENAVVGTSSSRRNVQLKFFRPDITCADIRGNVPTRINKLRNGDFDAILLAYAGVHRLNLDISDLYAVQLNPEKLIPAPAQGVLAFQCRENDDIILPILSKINHPDVAERIYIERRVMNLFNGGCHMPLGVFCKKEGAVFQVWASQTTDKNLPVNRMFMRGTNGEEIAQQIFKRLPQKNNKTVFISTEIPEGSTTYSVLHQKGLSVLGLPCVELRPMPFEFKIEPDWLFFTSKNAVFHFFNQVKSVSPAVKFAAIGEATAAALNDLGYVVDFVGEGSIENMATQFEHIAKHTRVVFPAAAYRQTALQDKINLFAHTQFVPVYDNHPYAISPVAADILVFTSPLNVDGYLLQNTITQNQMVIAIGATTAAYLKNKGIENVIIPAQHHLLSVAELICGLV; via the coding sequence ATGCAGCAAAAAATTATTATTGGTTCCAGAGGAAGTGATTTGGCATTATGGCAAGCCCATTTTTTGCAACGTCAATTATTGGAACAGGGATTTGCATCTGAAATCAATATAATTAAAACCCAAGGCGATAAAATTCAACATCTTAGTCTCGAAAAATTAGAAGGCAAAGGTTTTTTTACGAAAGAAATTGAAGATGCATTATTAAGCGGCGATATTGATGTTGCCGTACATTCTCACAAAGATTTACCTACTGAATCCACTCCGGGATTATGCATTGGAGCCGTTTCTTATCGTGAATCACCGGCTGAGTTATTGTTAATCAGAAAAGAAAAAGTTGATTTACTCAAAGAATTTCATCTCAAAGAAAATGCTGTTGTTGGAACATCATCTTCACGCAGAAATGTACAGTTAAAGTTTTTCAGACCGGATATTACCTGTGCCGATATCAGAGGAAATGTACCAACCCGCATCAATAAACTGCGCAATGGCGATTTTGATGCCATTTTGCTGGCATATGCCGGTGTACACCGATTAAATTTAGATATTTCCGATTTATATGCTGTTCAGCTGAATCCGGAAAAATTAATTCCGGCTCCGGCTCAAGGGGTTCTTGCTTTTCAGTGTCGTGAAAATGATGATATTATATTGCCGATTTTATCTAAAATTAACCATCCTGATGTTGCGGAACGTATTTATATTGAACGTCGCGTTATGAATTTATTTAATGGCGGCTGTCATATGCCATTAGGTGTTTTTTGTAAAAAAGAGGGTGCTGTTTTCCAAGTATGGGCATCTCAAACCACCGACAAAAATTTACCGGTAAACCGTATGTTTATGCGCGGTACCAACGGTGAAGAAATTGCGCAACAAATATTTAAACGATTACCACAAAAAAATAATAAAACCGTTTTTATTTCAACGGAAATACCTGAGGGAAGTACTACATATTCAGTTTTACATCAAAAAGGATTAAGTGTTTTAGGATTGCCATGTGTTGAATTAAGGCCAATGCCATTTGAATTTAAAATTGAACCGGACTGGTTATTTTTTACCAGTAAAAATGCCGTATTTCATTTTTTCAATCAGGTTAAATCTGTTTCACCTGCTGTTAAATTTGCCGCCATTGGCGAAGCAACTGCTGCAGCATTAAATGACCTTGGTTATGTTGTTGATTTTGTTGGCGAGGGTTCAATTGAAAATATGGCTACGCAATTTGAACATATTGCAAAACATACAAGGGTGGTATTTCCGGCTGCAGCCTATCGCCAGACTGCATTACAGGATAAAATTAATTTGTTTGCACATACACAATTTGTACCGGTTTACGACAATCATCCGTATGCAATTTCACCGGTAGCAGCAGATATATTGGTATTTACCAGCCCGTTAAATGTAGACGGTTATTTACTGCAAAATACCATCACGCAAAACCAAATGGTTATTGCCATAGGTGCAACAACAGCAGCTTACCTAAAAAATAAGGGTATTGAAAATGTAATTATTCCTGCACAACATCATTTGTTAAGTGTTGCAGAATTAATTTGCGGATTAGTTTAA
- a CDS encoding DUF1028 domain-containing protein, protein MNKLYTAIILTLLSGSLSAQHTFSICAVDPLTGEVGSAGASCIENSRIISDVHPGVGVVHTQAYYVAGNQNYAEDLMNEGVAPAAMIDSLVANDILGDASYRQYGIVDLVDGGRAAGFTGENCLDWKGNITGATYAIQGNILLGPEILDNMEANFLATEGNLACKLMAALQGAKVPGADTRCTEYNISALSSFLKVARPTDEIGNFMLDIRVTDVFGDSIDPIDSLQTIYDALGGCAFNGIPEASIIAPTIYPQPSTAAIIFQLNNYYNSISVYDLNGALVYTENISGKNSITINCIDWVSGMYFYQLSYANGKSSGKILVEN, encoded by the coding sequence ATGAACAAACTATATACCGCAATTATTTTAACGCTGCTCAGCGGCTCCCTTAGTGCGCAGCATACGTTTTCTATATGTGCAGTTGATCCGCTTACGGGTGAGGTTGGCAGTGCAGGTGCTTCCTGTATCGAAAATTCAAGAATTATTTCAGATGTTCATCCCGGTGTTGGTGTAGTGCACACACAGGCATATTACGTTGCTGGAAACCAGAATTATGCTGAAGATTTAATGAATGAAGGTGTTGCACCGGCTGCAATGATAGATTCACTGGTTGCCAACGATATTTTGGGAGATGCCAGTTATCGTCAGTACGGCATTGTTGATCTTGTTGACGGTGGTCGTGCGGCAGGTTTTACGGGTGAAAACTGTTTAGATTGGAAAGGAAATATTACAGGAGCAACTTATGCCATTCAGGGTAATATTTTGTTAGGCCCCGAGATTCTGGATAATATGGAAGCCAATTTTTTAGCGACAGAAGGAAATTTAGCCTGTAAGTTAATGGCTGCTCTGCAGGGAGCAAAAGTTCCGGGTGCAGATACAAGATGTACGGAATACAATATTTCTGCGCTTTCTTCTTTTTTAAAGGTAGCAAGACCAACGGATGAAATCGGCAATTTTATGTTAGATATTCGTGTAACGGATGTTTTTGGAGATAGTATCGACCCGATTGATTCCTTACAAACAATTTATGATGCTTTAGGCGGATGTGCTTTTAACGGTATTCCGGAAGCAAGTATAATTGCTCCAACAATTTACCCGCAACCATCAACTGCTGCAATTATTTTTCAGTTGAATAATTATTATAATTCGATATCAGTTTACGACCTTAATGGGGCTCTTGTATATACTGAAAATATAAGTGGTAAAAATTCGATTACTATTAATTGTATCGACTGGGTGAGTGGTATGTATTTTTACCAATTAAGTTACGCGAATGGTAAAAGCAGTGGGAAAATATTAGTAGAAAATTAA
- a CDS encoding DoxX family protein → MKKFLFNANATYFNFGILFLRIVLGASFIYNHGFDKIADPSRWSKLGAQMEIMHIHFAPVFWGFMAAFAEFFGSVFLMLGLFTRISAFMLAFTMLVAFIAGHSASDFNAYPFEMMIVFITIMIIGPGKFSIDAQISGFKK, encoded by the coding sequence ATGAAGAAGTTTTTATTTAATGCGAATGCCACCTATTTTAACTTTGGAATTTTATTTTTAAGAATAGTTTTAGGGGCATCATTTATATATAATCACGGATTTGATAAAATTGCGGATCCTTCACGATGGAGTAAGCTAGGGGCACAAATGGAAATCATGCATATCCATTTTGCACCGGTATTCTGGGGCTTTATGGCCGCTTTTGCTGAATTTTTCGGCTCCGTATTTTTAATGCTTGGTTTGTTTACCAGAATTTCTGCCTTTATGCTAGCCTTTACAATGTTAGTTGCATTTATAGCCGGTCACAGCGCTTCTGATTTTAATGCGTATCCATTTGAAATGATGATTGTATTTATTACTATCATGATTATCGGACCCGGTAAATTTAGTATCGATGCCCAGATTTCAGGGTTTAAAAAATAA
- the hemA gene encoding glutamyl-tRNA reductase codes for MNQYKVLTVTHKHVPVEQLKHYIIDSDKSSPVLAEKLRFIKQNMQLDELMYLNTCNRVTYFFTTNQTINNSFTANFFKNVNPGFEACNAVNTNLFEGPQALEHLCEVSASLDSMVVGEREIIRQLRVAYEESNEMHLTGDDIRLAMKMLIPAAKKIYSETKIAEKPVSVVSLAALQLKKFALPAHAKFILIGAGETITNMSAYLIDMGFHNFTVFNRTLANAEKLASNIKGTPYSLSELPNYTGGFDVIITSTGSAKKEITTAIYKNLIGNDNSKKVIIDLAIPLDTEEEIITNFNVEYIKIDNLRSIAQKNLSSRKAEVIKAKHLVHEFVKEFQAAYVERMVEKAHSIIPLKLNEIRRKAVDEVYAKEMATLDNHAKEVVDKLLDYMEKKYLALTMASSKEASRHKH; via the coding sequence GTGAATCAATATAAAGTATTAACAGTAACGCATAAACATGTTCCGGTTGAACAGTTAAAGCATTATATCATAGACTCGGATAAATCTTCTCCGGTTTTAGCGGAAAAATTGCGGTTTATAAAACAAAATATGCAGCTCGATGAGTTGATGTATTTGAATACGTGCAATCGTGTTACTTATTTTTTTACTACCAATCAGACCATAAATAACAGTTTTACAGCCAATTTTTTTAAAAATGTAAATCCCGGATTTGAAGCCTGTAATGCAGTAAATACCAATTTATTTGAGGGTCCTCAAGCACTTGAACATTTATGTGAGGTAAGTGCTTCTTTAGATTCAATGGTAGTAGGAGAGCGGGAAATTATTCGTCAGTTGCGTGTGGCTTATGAAGAGTCGAATGAAATGCATTTAACCGGTGATGACATTCGCCTCGCCATGAAAATGTTGATACCTGCAGCTAAAAAAATATATTCGGAAACAAAAATTGCTGAAAAGCCGGTTTCCGTTGTTTCTCTTGCCGCTTTACAACTAAAAAAGTTTGCCTTACCTGCTCATGCAAAATTTATTTTAATTGGCGCCGGTGAAACCATTACCAATATGTCAGCCTATCTTATTGATATGGGCTTCCATAATTTTACTGTGTTTAACCGCACGCTGGCTAATGCAGAAAAATTGGCATCGAATATTAAAGGTACTCCTTATAGTTTATCTGAATTACCCAATTATACAGGCGGTTTTGATGTAATTATTACTTCAACCGGTTCAGCAAAAAAAGAAATTACCACTGCTATTTATAAAAATTTAATTGGTAACGATAATAGTAAAAAAGTAATTATTGATTTGGCTATCCCTTTAGATACTGAAGAGGAAATAATTACCAATTTTAATGTTGAGTATATAAAAATCGATAATCTGCGTTCTATTGCTCAAAAAAATCTCTCTTCCAGAAAAGCAGAGGTAATTAAAGCAAAACATCTAGTGCATGAATTTGTTAAAGAGTTTCAGGCTGCTTATGTAGAACGTATGGTTGAAAAAGCCCATAGTATTATTCCGTTAAAACTCAATGAAATCAGACGTAAGGCAGTGGATGAGGTATATGCAAAGGAAATGGCAACACTCGATAATCACGCGAAAGAAGTAGTGGATAAATTGCTCGATTACATGGAAAAGAAATACCTTGCACTCACAATGGCATCCAGCAAAGAAGCATCCCGCCATAAACATTGA